In Flavobacterium enshiense, the genomic stretch TTGAAATCGTATCCTCTGGGGACAAAAAGCTTGGAAACATTTCGGCATCCTAAACCAAAATACCTGAAAATATCTTCTCCCAATGCTTCTAAATCTTCTTTGGATTCTTTTCCGTTTAGAACTGCGACAGAATTTCGGTTTTTACGGATAATGCTCGGCACATCTTTGAAATAGTACTCGAAATAACGTGCCGTATTGTTGCTTCCGGTAGCAATTACTGCGTCAAAATTTTCCAATTTCCCTTCAACAAAAGTGATGCTGTCAGCCATTTCAGGAGCTACGGCGATGAGATAATCGGCTAAAAAAGGAAGTAACTTCTGATCGTTGGAAGATGTTTTTATCAATACGTTATGACCAGAAATCAATACGCTTAAAAAATCATGAAAACCAACTAGCGGAATGTTGCCGGCTAGAATTAACCCGACAGTTTTTGGCTGAACATTTGAAAGATCATAGGGCGATAACCATTCGTTAAGGCTCTCTTCTGTTAATGCTTCTGCCCATGAATCGATAGCATAATGTACCTGTTCCGGTGTAAACCAACCATTGTGACTTTGTGATAATGCAATCAGGTCGATAAACTTATCAAAAAACAAATCATTGTATAAAACACCTTCTTTTTTAGCAGAGTTATCCAATGAAAACTGGCTTAAAAATTTGCCTAATTCTATGAAAGCTGATTTTTTCTGATTAAGGTCCATATAATTTGTTTATGATAGGTTTTGATTGTAATTTTGTGCAAATTTACGCTTAATAATTAATATACGCTATGGCAATCATAATAACAGACGAATGTATCAACTGCGGGGCCTGTGAACCGGAGTGTCCAAATACTGCAATATATGAAGGAGCAGACGATTGGCGATACAAAGACGGAACAACTTTAAGAGGTAAAATCGTACTTCCAGACGGAACAGAAGTGGATGCAGACGCTCCACAAACGCCTATTTCGGATGACATTTACTTCATTGTTCCAGGAAAATGTACGGAATGTAAAGGATTCCATGAAGAGCCGCAATGTGCTGCCGTTTGTCCGGTAGATTGTTGTGTGCCGGACGATAATCATGTGGAAGACGAAGAAACGTTGTTAAACAGACAAGCATTTTTGCATAACGAATAAGTTTCTTTTTAGAGATTACTTAATAGCCTGAATAGTTGGATGACTTTTTAGGCTTTTTTGTTGATTTTTTTTAAACTATTTTTCATTTGAATTTACCGGAATAACATTCCAGTATTTTCAAAATTCCATTGATATGAAAAACAAAAAAAAACCGCCCTGCAAAATGCAAAAAGCGGTTTTTTAAACAAACTAAACCAATTTTCAAGTCAGTTAACCCTTCGGATTAAAAGCAGTAAGCGTTTTTAGCCACAACTTTGGCAGCGATAGTTTCTCTTAAAGCCGCTACGTTTGGCATGTTTGTGTATTTTGTGAATCGGCGTAATCCCATTAACATCATTCGTTGTTCATCGCCTTCGGCAAAAGAGACGATACCTTCTTTCCCTTTTTGAGTGATGATGTCTACAGCATGGTATAAATACAATTGTGCCATTGCAATTTGTTCTTTTACATTTTCAGCTCCTTTTGATTTTGCTAACTTTTCGGTTCTCAGGATGGTACTTTCTGCCATGTAAATTTCGATCAGCATATCAGCAGCAGCCAGTAGCAGTTGTTGGTGTGCTTCTAAATCAGGACCATATTTCTGAACCGCAGAACCTGCAACCATTAAAAAGGCTTTTTTCAGCTTTCCAATCATTTCTTTTTCTTCGGCAAACAATTCGGAATGATCCGGCATATCAAAAGAAGGGATTCCCATTAATTCCTCAGCAACTTTCATTGCAGGTCCGAGCAAATCAACATGTCCTTTCATTGCTTTTTTAATTAACATCCCCACGGAAAGCATACGGTTTATTTCGTTGGTGCCTTCATAAATACGTGCAATACGCGAATCTCTCCAGGCAGCTTCCATAGGCGTGTCTTCAGAGAATCCCATACCTCCAAAGACCTGGATGCCTTCATCGGTACAGTTTTGTAAGTCTTCAGAAACAGCAACTTTAAGGATGGAACATTCTATGGCAAACTCTTCAACTCCTTTTAATTCGGCTTCCTGATGGGAATTTCCTTCAGCTTCACGCGCATTGATTCTTTCTTCGATACTGCCAGTGGCACGGTATGTTGCACTTTCGCCGGCATAACATGAAGCAGACATCTCTGCAATTTTAGAACGAATTGCCCCGAAATTGGCTATAGGCGTGTTAAACTGCATTCTTTCGTTAGCGTATTTTACAGCTCCGGAAATAGTTCGGCGTTGCGCATCTAAGCAGGCGGCAGCCAATTTGATACGGCCAACGTTTAAAGCATTCATGGCAATTTTGAAACCTTCTCCGCGACCGGCCAGCATATTTTCAGCAGGAACTACTGTATCGCTGAAAAATACCTGACGGGTAGAAGAGGAGCGAATTCCTAATTTGTGTTCTTCCTCGCCAAGAGTGATTCCGTTTGGATTGGCAGGATCATATTCCACGATGAATCCGGTAATATTTTTATCGTGTTCGATACGTGCAAAAACAATCATCAGGCGACAGAAACCGGCATTGGAAATCCACATTTTCTGTCCGTTGATT encodes the following:
- a CDS encoding acyl-CoA reductase; this translates as MDLNQKKSAFIELGKFLSQFSLDNSAKKEGVLYNDLFFDKFIDLIALSQSHNGWFTPEQVHYAIDSWAEALTEESLNEWLSPYDLSNVQPKTVGLILAGNIPLVGFHDFLSVLISGHNVLIKTSSNDQKLLPFLADYLIAVAPEMADSITFVEGKLENFDAVIATGSNNTARYFEYYFKDVPSIIRKNRNSVAVLNGKESKEDLEALGEDIFRYFGLGCRNVSKLFVPRGYDFKMFFESIYKYGDIIHYEKYANNYDYNKAVFLMSLFKLLDNEFLTLKEDPGYASPISSVFYEYYDDLEAIKSRLLEDSEKIQCIVSNNLTNHSISFGKSQKPKLCDYADNIDTISFLLKI
- a CDS encoding 4Fe-4S binding protein yields the protein MAIIITDECINCGACEPECPNTAIYEGADDWRYKDGTTLRGKIVLPDGTEVDADAPQTPISDDIYFIVPGKCTECKGFHEEPQCAAVCPVDCCVPDDNHVEDEETLLNRQAFLHNE
- a CDS encoding acyl-CoA dehydrogenase family protein — translated: MEDITRGGQFLVKETKCETVFTPEDFTEDQIMMRDSVKEFVDKELWAHKDKFEQKNYAYTEECMKKAGELGFLSVAVPEEYGGLGMGFSNTVLVCDYISGATGSFSTAFGAHTGIGTLPITLYGTEEQKQKYVPKLATGEWFGSYCLTEPDAGSDANSGKTRAELSADGKTYKINGQKMWISNAGFCRLMIVFARIEHDKNITGFIVEYDPANPNGITLGEEEHKLGIRSSSTRQVFFSDTVVPAENMLAGRGEGFKIAMNALNVGRIKLAAACLDAQRRTISGAVKYANERMQFNTPIANFGAIRSKIAEMSASCYAGESATYRATGSIEERINAREAEGNSHQEAELKGVEEFAIECSILKVAVSEDLQNCTDEGIQVFGGMGFSEDTPMEAAWRDSRIARIYEGTNEINRMLSVGMLIKKAMKGHVDLLGPAMKVAEELMGIPSFDMPDHSELFAEEKEMIGKLKKAFLMVAGSAVQKYGPDLEAHQQLLLAAADMLIEIYMAESTILRTEKLAKSKGAENVKEQIAMAQLYLYHAVDIITQKGKEGIVSFAEGDEQRMMLMGLRRFTKYTNMPNVAALRETIAAKVVAKNAYCF